From Carassius auratus strain Wakin chromosome 1, ASM336829v1, whole genome shotgun sequence, the proteins below share one genomic window:
- the LOC113107714 gene encoding NEDD4-binding protein 2-like isoform X1 gives MPKKRKNEIPQLESQNRDEIVRSMQEMFSHLDPDVIYMLLSEADFKVDNAMDSLLELSDAAEDRAASQSFVFSNQPASHPELNPTETLLTEEFDALLDQELQTLTAQQTQPSSHPLMFPLSSSQLPAPQTAPHPGLSEACSGSSPVNELSFGGDHIPETKAISLDFSHLTLEASSTELRPSAFQVYCRPEQEEALSTPAMFWNTHAAEFHPRAVRPAFITPVIPNSTAWGSNALPAAQWLAHAPIRQAPPAVPKSWTLPSRNRLRLEGQVLVLLRGAPGSGKTTLANAMLAQNPGGVVLSTDAYFTRNGEYHYEPHLLGEAHEWNHQRAKEAFEKGQSPIIIDNTNMQCWEMKPYVSMAHKHRYRVLFREPDTWWKTKPRELEKRTRHQVSKEKIRRILERYDRFVSVQSIMNSQRPEKVPSVVDLTQTETEQPQRSLPPCLSHPDLVGDSGLSKLNINLSSSFPDVSSVSQTYSTISAGEDESEISSYSSKESKETLLEGSGIPLSDLLDAEALDLELDACLVDTEKELGNLSCGTIEEFVASAHETFRELPVAFSESIAQRVRRDRGRDRNALAASAVDQPVNFDLRIDSSGQDKEEGCEVESLSEEKGVRPELLDFVGDWPMESQGQRQGRHKNSRNNTVLESSVVEHKDNASADEDKQSDTEKLKIVEFQKLVDLLQGGMNSSLQAAAPSKQATLHSPSFGGKEGTLNLETVVWPELPDCVLERTFSECTDPSKDSSSPSKSRADPTEQATPVCVEKGTQDEVQQEDSVLSEEKCRLSPNVPESLCSKVVGDSESSLERRRGISRRVGKSCKLALTFTNQSLTSPSSESPVILHVPTDLALTGEPPSLPVLLCSCASTQTQPQDFALLWRIDQQTCSELDSDFSSSGVFVLDGNSLRFTPKTNEEQSAFQRGVPYRVVHEKGSQVEENDFRETHSKKENLEILSRHFRSVSMDILQDLYEKCHRDIEFTTNLLLDSGERLYKVDEEDGEGNDMGSLVPEEESCEPSINPLETVMGSEIDSSNISANSISPKFQESIFSDVSQADDDWSPGLSSQSKVEGSDEASMTMKKCEPETSFAIEGTKVQLEVTAANEEQPDKTGPGLEEALETKCENVVQCPEGALKEGSEEEEEEEHEETRAEVNAITHLLLCQVDEMERKEEEERKERERERKGREPNSMDIQTLELKLPTELALQLSELFGPVGVSPGAFSSDDCAVQIDLNLAKLLHQKWKETIQEKQRQAALSYQLMQESPVHWGESQSRLRDQLGLHEEIPFMDHWSASRAPVSLRDIMIEEQVKQDSTEKFRSSRRELDKKDGADTLKENQLFSTFPTIDRHFLRDIFRDHNYSLEHTEQFLHALLDEGPVRNAVAPEPVPQRNATHRTQSKERRWKTKDGEEETAHFQDSEDPEYEDFRTEATLQRQQQIECFNKAAEALHQGRKDVASFYTQQGRMHGEKMREANHRAAMQIFQRVNASLLPQNILDLHGLHVDEALHHLSQVLADKNLEFSQGLCPPQLSVITGRGNHSQGGVARIRPAVLDYLQKHHYSYTEPKTGLVLVTFHRELL, from the exons ATGCCAAAGAAAAGGAAGAATGAGATTCCTCAACTGGAATCTCAAAACCGTGACGAAATCGTCCGGAGCATGCAGGAGATGTTCTCACATCTGGACCCGGATGTCATTTACATGCTGCTTTCAGAGGCTGATTTTAAAG TGGACAATGCAATGGATTCTCTTTTGGAGCTGTCAGACGCTGCTGAGGACCGAGCCGCATCACAGAGCTTCGTCTTTTCAAACCAGCCTGCATCACATCCGGAGCTCAATCCTACTGAAACCCTCCTGACAGAAGAGTTCGATGCTCTCTTAGATCAGGAACTTCAAACGTTGACGGCACAGCAGACTCAACCCAGCTCGCATCCTCTGATGTTCCCACTCTCCTCATCCCAGCTTCCAGCTCCTCAGACTGCACCACATCCCGGGCTCAGTGAGGCCTGCAGTGGTAGTTCACCAGTGAATGAATTAAGTTTTGGTGGGGATCATATCCCAGAGACCAAAGCCATATCTCTTGACTTCAGTCACCTGACACTGGAAGCCAGCTCTACTGAACTGAGACCCTCAGCCTTTCAGGTGTACTGTAGACCAGAACAAGAAGAAGCTCTCAGCACACCTGCCATGTTCTGGAACACTCATGCTGCCGAGTTTCATCCCCGTGCTGTGAGGCCGGCATTCATTACACCTGTTATTCCTAACTCCACAGCATGGGGCTCTAATGCCCTCCCTGCTGCTCAATGGTTGGCTCATGCACCTATCAGACAAGCTCCTCCAGCTGTACCGAAATCATGGACTCTGCCATCCAGGAACAGGCTCAGATTAGAAGGGCAGGTGTTGGTGTTACTCCGAGGGGCTCCTGGATCTGGCAAAACCACCCTTGCCAA TGCTATGTTGGCGCAGAACCCTGGAGGGGTTGTTTTAAGCACTGATGCTTATTTTACTCGAAATGGAGAGTACCATTATGAGCCCCATTTACTAGGAGAGGCCCATGAGTGGAATCACCAGAGAG CAAAAGAGGCTTTTGAAAAAGGCCAGTCACCCATCATAATAGACAACACCAATATGCAATGTTGGGAGATGAAACCATATGTTTCTATG GCACATAAACACAGATATAGGGTGTTGTTTCGTGAGCCAGATACCTGGTGGAAAACTAAACCCAGAGAGCTGGAGAA GCGCACAAGGCATCAAGTATCAAAAGAAAAGATCCGACGCATATTAGAAAGGTACGACAGATTTGTCTCTGTCCAGAGCATCATGAATTCACAAAGACCGGAAAAGGTGCCAAGTGTTGTGGATTTGACCCAAACAGAGACGGAGCAACCCCA GCGATCTTTACCCCCTTGTCTCAGCCATCCTGATCTTGTTGGTGACTCTGGGTTGAGCAAACTAAACATAAACCTTTCCTCATCTTTCCCCGATGTGTCCTCTGTTAGCCAGACTTACAGTACAATATCTGCAGGTGAGGACGAAAGTGAAATAAGCTCCTACAGTTCCAAGGAATCCAAGGAAACCCTTCTGGAAGGGTCTGGAATACCTCTGTCGGATCTGCTTGATGCCGAAGCGTTAGACTTAGAGCTAGATGCCTGCCTTGTGGACACGGAAAAAGAATTGGGAAATTTGAGTTGCGGGACAATTGAAGAATTTGTAGCGTCAGCACATGAAACGTTTCGGGAGTTGCCCGTGGCATTTTCAGAGTCCATTGCTCAGCGTGTGAGAAGGGACAGAGGAAGAGACAGAAATGCCCTCGCAGCTAGTGCCGTTGACCAACCTGTGAACTTTGACCTCAGGATTGATTCCTCAGGGCAAGATAAGGAGGAGGGATGTGAAGTTGAGTCTCTTTCTGAAGAGAAAGGAGTAAGACCAGAGCTGTTGGATTTTGTAGGGGACTGGCCAATGGAGTCTCAAGGACAACGTCAAGGAAGACATAAAAATTCAAGAAATAACACTGTTCTGGAATCCAGTGTTGTTGAACACAAAGATAACGCTTCTGCTGATGAAGACAAGCAGTCCGATACCGAGAAGCTGAAGATAGTTGAATTTCAAAAACTTGTTGATCTACTGCAAGGTGGAATGAACTCTTCTCTCCAAGCGGCAGCTCCAAGTAAACAGGCTACTCTGCATTCCCCTTCCTTTGGTGGAAAAGAGGGTACCTTGAACTTGGAGACTGTGGTTTGGCCTGAGCTCCCTGACTGTGTGCTGGAGAGAACGTTCTCAGAGTGCACTGACCCAAGCAAAGATTCTTCAAGTCCTTCGAAATCGAGAGCAGACCCAACTGAGCAGGCCACCCCAGTGTGTGTTGAGAAGGGCACACAGGATGAGGTTCAGCAGGAGGACAGTGTGTTGTCAGAAGAGAAATGCAGATTGAGCCCAAATGTCCCAGAATCTCTGTGTTCAAAGGTTGTCGGAGATTCAGAAAGCAGTCTGGAGAGACGGAGAGGGATTAGTCGGAGAGTTGGGAAATCTTGTAAACTGGCACTTACCTTTACAAATCAAAGTCTTACATCGCCTAGCTCAGAATCTCCAGTTATTTTGCATGTTCCCACTGATCTCGCACTTACAGGAGAACCTCCTTCTTTACCCGTGCTGTTATGTTCCTGTGCCTCGACCCAAACACAACCTCAGGACTTTGCCTTGCTTTGGAGAATTGACCAGCAGACGTGTTCAGAGTTAGACTCTGACTTCTCTAGTAGcggtgtgtttgttttggatggAAACTCTTTGCGTTTTACCCCAAAAACAAATGAAGAGCAGTCTGCCTTCCAACGGGGAGTGCCGTATCGTGTGGTCCATGAGAAGGGTTCTCAGGTGGAAGAGAACGACTTTAGagaaactcactctaaaaaggaAAACCTGGAAATTTTGAGTCGCCATTTCAGAAGTGTCTCGATGGATATTCTGCAGGACCTTTATGAGAAGTGCCATCGAGATATTGAGTTTACAACTAACTTGTTACTAGATTCTGGAGAGCGACTGTATAAAGTAGATGAGGAAGATGGCGAGGGCAATGACATGGGGTCTTTGGTTCCTGAGGAAGAGTCATGTGAACCCTCTATAAACCCATTAGAAACCGTGATGGGCTCAGAAATTGACTCTAGCAACATTTCAGCAAATAGCATCAGTCCCAAGTTTCAGGAATCTATCTTTAGTGATGTTAGCCAAGCTGATGATGATTGGAGTCCAGGTCTGAGTTCACAAAGCAAAGTTGAAGGATCGGATGAAGCGAGCATGACCATGAAAAAATGTGAGCCCGAAACGTCCTTTGCGATCGAAGGCACTAAAGTACAACTGGAGGTTACAGCAGCAAATGAGGAACAGCCAGATAAAACAGGTCCTGGGCTGGAAGAGGCATTAGAGACAAAATGTGAGAATGTTGTCCAGTGCCCGGAGGGAGCATTGAAGGAAGggagcgaagaggaggaagaagaagaacatGAGGAGACAAGAGCAGAGGTGAATGCCATAACTCATTTACTGCTGTGTCAGGTTGATGAAATGGAGcgcaaagaggaggaggagaggaaggaacgagaaagagagagaaaggggagagaGCCAAATTCAATGGATATCCAAACCTTGGAGCTGAAACTTCCGACTGAACTTGCATTGCAGCTTTCTGAGCTTTTTGGACCCGTTGGGGTCAGTCCAG GTGCGTTTTCTTCAGATGACTGTGCCGTGCAGATAGACCTGAACTTGGCCAAACTGCTGCACCAGAAATGGAAGGAAACTATCCAA GAGAAGCAAAGACAAGCAGCTCTGTCCTATCAACTAATGCAAGAGA GTCCTGTCCACTGGGGTGAATCACAGAGCAGGCTGAGGGACCAATTAGGTTTGCATGAAGAAATCCCTTTTATGGATCACTGGAGTGCATCCCGTGCTCCTGTCTCACTGAGGGACATCATGATTGAAGAGCAGGTGAAGCAAGACAGCACGGAGAAG TTCAGGTCAAGTCGGAGGGAACTGGATAAGAAAGATGGTGCAGACACGCTGAAGGAGAACCAGCTGTTTTCAACGTTCCCCACCATAGACCGACATTTCCTCAGGGATATCTTCAGAGATCACAA CTACTCTCTGGAGCACACCGAACAGTTTTTGCATGCTCTGTTGGATGAAGGGCCGGTCAGAAACGCAGTGGCTCCTGAACCTGTCCCTCAGCGTAACGCCACGCACAGAACTCAGAGCAAAGAGCGG AGATGGAAGACAAAAGATGGAGAGGAGGAAACTGCTCACTTCCAGGATTCGGAGGATCCAGAATATGAGGACTTCCGCACAGAGGCAACACtgcagagacaacagcagatcGAGTGTTTTAACAAGGCGGCTGAAGCCCTTCATCAGGGACGCAAGGATGTGGCTAGTTTCTACACACAACAG GGTCGCATGCACGGGGAGAAAATGCGTGAAGCGAACCACCGAGCAGCCATGCAGATATTCCAGCGAGTGAATGCTTCACTCCTGCCTCAGAATATTCTAGATCTCCACGGACTGCATGTGGATGAGGCCCTCCATCATCTTAGTCAGGTTCTCGCCGACAAAAATTTAG AGTTCAGTCAGGGTTTGTGTCCGCCTCAGCTGTCAGTCATCACTGGAAGAGGCAATCACAGCCAAGGAGGAGTGGCACGCATCCGGCCTGCTGTACTGGACTACCTCcaaaagcaccactacag TTACACCGAGCCTAAGACCGGATTGGTGCTGGTCACGTTTCACAGAGAGCTGCTTTAA
- the LOC113107714 gene encoding NEDD4-binding protein 2-like isoform X2 → MPKKRKNEIPQLESQNRDEIVRSMQEMFSHLDPDVIYMLLSEADFKVDNAMDSLLELSDAAEDRAASQSFVFSNQPASHPELNPTETLLTEEFDALLDQELQTLTAQQTQPSSHPLMFPLSSSQLPAPQTAPHPGLSEACSGSSPVNELSFGGDHIPETKAISLDFSHLTLEASSTELRPSAFQVYCRPEQEEALSTPAMFWNTHAAEFHPRAVRPAFITPVIPNSTAWGSNALPAAQWLAHAPIRQAPPAVPKSWTLPSRNRLRLEGQVLVLLRGAPGSGKTTLANAMLAQNPGGVVLSTDAYFTRNGEYHYEPHLLGEAHEWNHQRAKEAFEKGQSPIIIDNTNMQCWEMKPYVSMAHKHRYRVLFREPDTWWKTKPRELEKRTRHQVSKEKIRRILERYDRFVSVQSIMNSQRPEKVPSVVDLTQTETEQPQRSLPPCLSHPDLVGDSGLSKLNINLSSSFPDVSSVSQTYSTISAGEDESEISSYSSKESKETLLEGSGIPLSDLLDAEALDLELDACLVDTEKELGNLSCGTIEEFVASAHETFRELPVAFSESIAQRVRRDRGRDRNALAASAVDQPVNFDLRIDSSGQDKEEGCEVESLSEEKGVRPELLDFVGDWPMESQGQRQGRHKNSRNNTVLESSVVEHKDNASADEDKQSDTEKLKIVEFQKLVDLLQGGMNSSLQAAAPSKQATLHSPSFGGKEGTLNLETVVWPELPDCVLERTFSECTDPSKDSSSPSKSRADPTEQATPVCVEKGTQDEVQQEDSVLSEEKCRLSPNVPESLCSKVVGDSESSLERRRGISRRVGKSCKLALTFTNQSLTSPSSESPVILHVPTDLALTGEPPSLPVLLCSCASTQTQPQDFALLWRIDQQTCSELDSDFSSSGVFVLDGNSLRFTPKTNEEQSAFQRGVPYRVVHEKGSQVEENDFRETHSKKENLEILSRHFRSVSMDILQDLYEKCHRDIEFTTNLLLDSGERLYKVDEEDGEGNDMGSLVPEEESCEPSINPLETVMGSEIDSSNISANSISPKFQESIFSDVSQADDDWSPGLSSQSKVEGSDEASMTMKKCEPETSFAIEGTKVQLEVTAANEEQPDKTGPGLEEALETKCENVVQCPEGALKEGSEEEEEEEHEETRAEVNAITHLLLCQVDEMERKEEEERKERERERKGREPNSMDIQTLELKLPTELALQLSELFGPVGVSPGAFSSDDCAVQIDLNLAKLLHQKWKETIQEKQRQAALSYQLMQESPVHWGESQSRLRDQLGLHEEIPFMDHWSASRAPVSLRDIMIEEQVKQDSTEKFRSSRRELDKKDGADTLKENQLFSTFPTIDRHFLRDIFRDHNAQQKKDYSYQFETAWG, encoded by the exons ATGCCAAAGAAAAGGAAGAATGAGATTCCTCAACTGGAATCTCAAAACCGTGACGAAATCGTCCGGAGCATGCAGGAGATGTTCTCACATCTGGACCCGGATGTCATTTACATGCTGCTTTCAGAGGCTGATTTTAAAG TGGACAATGCAATGGATTCTCTTTTGGAGCTGTCAGACGCTGCTGAGGACCGAGCCGCATCACAGAGCTTCGTCTTTTCAAACCAGCCTGCATCACATCCGGAGCTCAATCCTACTGAAACCCTCCTGACAGAAGAGTTCGATGCTCTCTTAGATCAGGAACTTCAAACGTTGACGGCACAGCAGACTCAACCCAGCTCGCATCCTCTGATGTTCCCACTCTCCTCATCCCAGCTTCCAGCTCCTCAGACTGCACCACATCCCGGGCTCAGTGAGGCCTGCAGTGGTAGTTCACCAGTGAATGAATTAAGTTTTGGTGGGGATCATATCCCAGAGACCAAAGCCATATCTCTTGACTTCAGTCACCTGACACTGGAAGCCAGCTCTACTGAACTGAGACCCTCAGCCTTTCAGGTGTACTGTAGACCAGAACAAGAAGAAGCTCTCAGCACACCTGCCATGTTCTGGAACACTCATGCTGCCGAGTTTCATCCCCGTGCTGTGAGGCCGGCATTCATTACACCTGTTATTCCTAACTCCACAGCATGGGGCTCTAATGCCCTCCCTGCTGCTCAATGGTTGGCTCATGCACCTATCAGACAAGCTCCTCCAGCTGTACCGAAATCATGGACTCTGCCATCCAGGAACAGGCTCAGATTAGAAGGGCAGGTGTTGGTGTTACTCCGAGGGGCTCCTGGATCTGGCAAAACCACCCTTGCCAA TGCTATGTTGGCGCAGAACCCTGGAGGGGTTGTTTTAAGCACTGATGCTTATTTTACTCGAAATGGAGAGTACCATTATGAGCCCCATTTACTAGGAGAGGCCCATGAGTGGAATCACCAGAGAG CAAAAGAGGCTTTTGAAAAAGGCCAGTCACCCATCATAATAGACAACACCAATATGCAATGTTGGGAGATGAAACCATATGTTTCTATG GCACATAAACACAGATATAGGGTGTTGTTTCGTGAGCCAGATACCTGGTGGAAAACTAAACCCAGAGAGCTGGAGAA GCGCACAAGGCATCAAGTATCAAAAGAAAAGATCCGACGCATATTAGAAAGGTACGACAGATTTGTCTCTGTCCAGAGCATCATGAATTCACAAAGACCGGAAAAGGTGCCAAGTGTTGTGGATTTGACCCAAACAGAGACGGAGCAACCCCA GCGATCTTTACCCCCTTGTCTCAGCCATCCTGATCTTGTTGGTGACTCTGGGTTGAGCAAACTAAACATAAACCTTTCCTCATCTTTCCCCGATGTGTCCTCTGTTAGCCAGACTTACAGTACAATATCTGCAGGTGAGGACGAAAGTGAAATAAGCTCCTACAGTTCCAAGGAATCCAAGGAAACCCTTCTGGAAGGGTCTGGAATACCTCTGTCGGATCTGCTTGATGCCGAAGCGTTAGACTTAGAGCTAGATGCCTGCCTTGTGGACACGGAAAAAGAATTGGGAAATTTGAGTTGCGGGACAATTGAAGAATTTGTAGCGTCAGCACATGAAACGTTTCGGGAGTTGCCCGTGGCATTTTCAGAGTCCATTGCTCAGCGTGTGAGAAGGGACAGAGGAAGAGACAGAAATGCCCTCGCAGCTAGTGCCGTTGACCAACCTGTGAACTTTGACCTCAGGATTGATTCCTCAGGGCAAGATAAGGAGGAGGGATGTGAAGTTGAGTCTCTTTCTGAAGAGAAAGGAGTAAGACCAGAGCTGTTGGATTTTGTAGGGGACTGGCCAATGGAGTCTCAAGGACAACGTCAAGGAAGACATAAAAATTCAAGAAATAACACTGTTCTGGAATCCAGTGTTGTTGAACACAAAGATAACGCTTCTGCTGATGAAGACAAGCAGTCCGATACCGAGAAGCTGAAGATAGTTGAATTTCAAAAACTTGTTGATCTACTGCAAGGTGGAATGAACTCTTCTCTCCAAGCGGCAGCTCCAAGTAAACAGGCTACTCTGCATTCCCCTTCCTTTGGTGGAAAAGAGGGTACCTTGAACTTGGAGACTGTGGTTTGGCCTGAGCTCCCTGACTGTGTGCTGGAGAGAACGTTCTCAGAGTGCACTGACCCAAGCAAAGATTCTTCAAGTCCTTCGAAATCGAGAGCAGACCCAACTGAGCAGGCCACCCCAGTGTGTGTTGAGAAGGGCACACAGGATGAGGTTCAGCAGGAGGACAGTGTGTTGTCAGAAGAGAAATGCAGATTGAGCCCAAATGTCCCAGAATCTCTGTGTTCAAAGGTTGTCGGAGATTCAGAAAGCAGTCTGGAGAGACGGAGAGGGATTAGTCGGAGAGTTGGGAAATCTTGTAAACTGGCACTTACCTTTACAAATCAAAGTCTTACATCGCCTAGCTCAGAATCTCCAGTTATTTTGCATGTTCCCACTGATCTCGCACTTACAGGAGAACCTCCTTCTTTACCCGTGCTGTTATGTTCCTGTGCCTCGACCCAAACACAACCTCAGGACTTTGCCTTGCTTTGGAGAATTGACCAGCAGACGTGTTCAGAGTTAGACTCTGACTTCTCTAGTAGcggtgtgtttgttttggatggAAACTCTTTGCGTTTTACCCCAAAAACAAATGAAGAGCAGTCTGCCTTCCAACGGGGAGTGCCGTATCGTGTGGTCCATGAGAAGGGTTCTCAGGTGGAAGAGAACGACTTTAGagaaactcactctaaaaaggaAAACCTGGAAATTTTGAGTCGCCATTTCAGAAGTGTCTCGATGGATATTCTGCAGGACCTTTATGAGAAGTGCCATCGAGATATTGAGTTTACAACTAACTTGTTACTAGATTCTGGAGAGCGACTGTATAAAGTAGATGAGGAAGATGGCGAGGGCAATGACATGGGGTCTTTGGTTCCTGAGGAAGAGTCATGTGAACCCTCTATAAACCCATTAGAAACCGTGATGGGCTCAGAAATTGACTCTAGCAACATTTCAGCAAATAGCATCAGTCCCAAGTTTCAGGAATCTATCTTTAGTGATGTTAGCCAAGCTGATGATGATTGGAGTCCAGGTCTGAGTTCACAAAGCAAAGTTGAAGGATCGGATGAAGCGAGCATGACCATGAAAAAATGTGAGCCCGAAACGTCCTTTGCGATCGAAGGCACTAAAGTACAACTGGAGGTTACAGCAGCAAATGAGGAACAGCCAGATAAAACAGGTCCTGGGCTGGAAGAGGCATTAGAGACAAAATGTGAGAATGTTGTCCAGTGCCCGGAGGGAGCATTGAAGGAAGggagcgaagaggaggaagaagaagaacatGAGGAGACAAGAGCAGAGGTGAATGCCATAACTCATTTACTGCTGTGTCAGGTTGATGAAATGGAGcgcaaagaggaggaggagaggaaggaacgagaaagagagagaaaggggagagaGCCAAATTCAATGGATATCCAAACCTTGGAGCTGAAACTTCCGACTGAACTTGCATTGCAGCTTTCTGAGCTTTTTGGACCCGTTGGGGTCAGTCCAG GTGCGTTTTCTTCAGATGACTGTGCCGTGCAGATAGACCTGAACTTGGCCAAACTGCTGCACCAGAAATGGAAGGAAACTATCCAA GAGAAGCAAAGACAAGCAGCTCTGTCCTATCAACTAATGCAAGAGA GTCCTGTCCACTGGGGTGAATCACAGAGCAGGCTGAGGGACCAATTAGGTTTGCATGAAGAAATCCCTTTTATGGATCACTGGAGTGCATCCCGTGCTCCTGTCTCACTGAGGGACATCATGATTGAAGAGCAGGTGAAGCAAGACAGCACGGAGAAG TTCAGGTCAAGTCGGAGGGAACTGGATAAGAAAGATGGTGCAGACACGCTGAAGGAGAACCAGCTGTTTTCAACGTTCCCCACCATAGACCGACATTTCCTCAGGGATATCTTCAGAGATCACAA tgctcaacagaagaaagattaTTCATACCAGTTTGAGACagcatgggggtga